From Homalodisca vitripennis isolate AUS2020 chromosome 1, UT_GWSS_2.1, whole genome shotgun sequence, the proteins below share one genomic window:
- the LOC124353071 gene encoding uncharacterized protein LOC124353071 — translation MGEMEDAVLKNSKGATYMSFVLDVEVILKKKKGAQRGNLAQSKVRNESKVPTKTEQEDKIVKQPEENENITNPPSEKDDITPPPPEKKEGITMSPPDREEDVKVYAATLEPTDIFLEQGKVLKKIKSSEPLEDDNPTINVAKKHSIKKKMKKINQKSKVFKGKIEKVDFLECNRIFMCNYLKIRNNKPHNTKSQIEPNTNDINCKIMTEHERTFKTIGLVDNIEKSPILKKKDTFSFLVADVIQQRNYSTGDFMNGNPEAGSRNLSVTGLNRRANVKKCLSSGYYKTVNISSSRRQKYFYRHNFSCQNVVSENEQYTDKVIKRSKSLPSRYFVQELNEFKTSHEDIKKSNVFNFLHGDRNKFSVEPNILNQRANVFSKDEIYKDLFNLEVKFFHNSERIIKPHTHRVTRLKCTSKNVKLKRVNSTCEISNVTKQCIVLRSKSLDHVHRFYKDNNSKILTLVGTNNDTNVPQGNDKKLISKNKFKKKQSIWKTINSYIFECVIKK, via the coding sequence ATGGGTGAAATGGAAGATGCAGTTTTGAAGAACTCAAAAGGCGCGACTTACATGTCATTTGTTCTTGATGTTGAAGTTATTCTTAAAAAGAAGAAAGGTGCTCAGCGAGGTAATTTAGCTCAGAGCAAAGTCAGGAATGAGAGTAAAGTCCCAACCAAAACAGAACAGGAAGACAAGATTGTCAAACAACCTGAGGAAAATGAGAATATAACAAATCCACCATCCGAGAAGGATGATATAACACCACCACCACCAGAGAAGAAGGAAGGTATAACAATGTCACCACCAGATAGAGAAGAGGATGTTAAAGTATATGCAGCAACATTGGAGCCGACTGATATATTTCTCGAACAAGGCAAAGttttgaaaaagataaaatccTCAGAACCACTCGAAGATGACAATCCAACCATAAATGTAGCCAAAAAACACAGTATAAAgaagaaaatgaagaaaataaatcaaaaatctaaagttttcaaaGGAAAAATTGAGAAAGTTGACTTTTTAGAATGCAATAGAATATTTAtgtgcaattatttaaaaatacgaaaCAATAAACCTCACAATACGAAATCACAAATTGAGCCAAATACAAATGAtatcaattgtaaaataatgacTGAACAtgaaagaacatttaaaactattggaCTTGTGGATAACATTGAAAAGTCGCCAATCTTGAAGAAGAAGGATACTTTTTCATTTCTGGTTGCTGATGTTATTCAACAAAGAAATTATTCAACTGGTGATTTTATGAATGGAAATCCTGAGGCAGGTTCCAGAAACTTGTCAGTCACTGGTTTAAATAGAAGAGctaatgtcaaaaaatgtttaagctcaggttattataaaactgttaatattagTAGCAGCagacgtcaaaaatatttttacagacacAACTTTTCCTGTCAAAACGTAGTAAGTGAAAATGAACAATACACtgacaaagtaataaaaagaagCAAATCGTTGCCCAGCAGGTATTTTGTACAGGAGTTAAATGAGTTCAAGACTTCCCATGAAgacattaaaaaatcaaatgtttttaactttcttCATGGAGATAGAAACAAGTTTTCTGTTGAACCAAATATTCTGAATCAAAGAGCAAATGTCTTCTCCAAAGatgaaatatataaagatttgttTAACTTGGAGGTTAAATTTTTTCACAATTCTGAGAGGATCATTAAGCCTCATACACACAGAGTAACTAGGTTAAAATGTACAAGCAAAAACGTTAAACTGAAAAGAGTGAATTCTACTTGTgaaatttcaaatgtaacaaaacaatgtATAGTTTTAAGATCCAAAAGCTTGGACCACGTTCATAGATTTTATAAAGATAACAATAGCAAAATACTGACCTTAGTAGGAACAAACAACGATACTAATGTTCCACAaggaaatgataaaaaattaataagtaagaataaatttaaaaagaaacagaGTATCTGGAAAACtattaacagttatatatttgaatgtgtcataaaaaaataa